A section of the Humulus lupulus chromosome 2, drHumLupu1.1, whole genome shotgun sequence genome encodes:
- the LOC133816443 gene encoding uncharacterized protein LOC133816443, producing MNELQNFESIMGGPSKGGEKKTTTTTAADPAKAEANQASSSKAGNKRKGGQNNNPKPAKAAKASAQLSAQKPKGKNKKNKKGKGKCFHCKEKGHWKQDCPKFLADKNKAS from the exons atgaatgagcttcaaaattttgagtctattatgggtggacctagtaagggaggagaaaagaagacaactactactactgctgctgatccagctaaggctgaagctaaccaagcttcatcttcaaaagctggaaacaagaggaaaggtgggcaaaacaataaccccaagcctgcaaaagctgcaaaggcgagtgcacaactaAGTGCACAGAAGCCTAAGgggaaaaataagaaaaacaagaaaggtaaaggtaaatgttttcactgcaaagaaaaggggcattggaaacaagattgccccaagtttctagcagataaaaacaaag cttcttga